A genomic segment from Aspergillus puulaauensis MK2 DNA, chromosome 1, nearly complete sequence encodes:
- a CDS encoding Con-6 family protein (COG:S;~EggNog:ENOG410PSXE;~InterPro:IPR018824;~PFAM:PF10346), producing MSAHETPEERINAARGYKAALHNPHVSPEAKEHARQMLQTIDEDEARQEMHDEGPHHATHHRHHGHAGSAHGHGHERPTSPQERINAARGYKAALSNPLVSMEAKEHARTILTDLDEEGAREELYREKPKSPTRVAGGLRGAQHNPLVSEESRRRAAAKLKDMHEGPAE from the exons ATGTCCGCCCACGAAACCCCCGAGGAGCGCATCAACGCCGCACGCGGCTACAAAGC AGCCCTCCACAACCCCCACGTCTCACCCGAAGCCAAAGAACACGCAAGGCAAATGCTCCAAACcatcgacgaagacgaagcgCGTCAGGAGATGCACGACGAGGGCCCGCACCACGCCactcatcatcgccaccacGGCCATGCAGGCAGTGCacatggccatggccatgaaCGCCCGACGTCTCCGCAGGAGAGGATTAATGCGGCGAGGGGGTATAAAGC AGCTCTAAGCAACCCGCTCGTCTCGATGGAGGCGAAAGAGCATGCCCGTACGATTCTCACggatctggatgaggagggggctAGGGAGGAGCTTTATCgggagaagccgaagagCCCGACGAGAGTTGCGGGGGGGTTGAGAGG GGCTCAGCATAATCCTCTTGTGAGTGAGGAGAGTCGGCGTCGGGCTGCggcgaagctgaaggatATGCATGAGGGACCCGCGGAGTAG
- a CDS encoding putative heat shock trehalose synthase (COG:M;~EggNog:ENOG410PHGT), translating to MSSWADPPSNIVYAGISSLFTEDSSTRFAIVIRSSSELVNFFECTLPFPDSQEAATEVPILILDKLIQYRNVFQEKIAGIALPQGLSQRCPSLSMKLWEVLDAVPLVIEQQKHRRAKGDQGELATFLGWDEKQMDEQADSMVRKCIRYFGVGHIPLVRLDLHGMVGVDNDFRVHLVDEMGYQRTVDDSTWRLASYYADDLKSRQTKVAFFSMTPHARPDLPTRHALIRLSRCLGVDFKWYVPRPRPQLLPIVRKVENILHCAKTQGAHLAVDEELRILEWVYTTAKRYWLNDEGPLRPRFKGGADVVVISDAILSPLALISKQSDPKRPVIFENRLHVHDWNVNDKSSAEYQTWDFLRARLKDVDLLVCQEPKGLAPPLMLGKNVGYMSPAIDQLDGRTKRLHDWDVTFYGREFNAICRLGGKPVIDYPHEQYILHLAQLVPDEGTLCLLDAYKKFYRRREADSPGRPVPRLLLCYSSSPNNDDSAPVYASIIAHIENTMPELAQSITIIQLRPPDQLWNVLISKAMAIVQLNDSEGIPEILLGAAQKGKPVIVSKNCGYLSFLKEEVGAIVLDGDYTEGIAHNLLRLAADVAHGKDQPGVEGSTALNSRSTTVGNAVSWFYLASKLSKGEDVELGERDVYALAEEDRG from the exons ATGAGTTCCTGGGCTGACCCGCCCTCTAAT ATCGTGTACGCCGGAATATCAAGCCTCTTCACCGAGGACTCCAGCACCAGATTCGCCATCGTGATCCGCAGTTCCTCCGAGCTGGTCAACTTCTTCGAATGCACGCTTCCCTTCCCGGACAGCCAGGAGGCCGCGACAGAAgtccccatcctcatcctcgacaagcTCATCCAATACCGCAATGTATTCCAGGAGAAGATCGCCGGGATCGCACTTCCGCAAGGACTATCGCAGCGGTGTCCCTCGCTCTCCATGAAACTGTGGGAAGTCCTCGACGCCGTTCCCCTGGTGAtagagcagcagaagcatcGGCGCGCGAAAGGCGACCAGGGCGAGCTGGCTACGTTTCTAGGGTGGGACGAGAAGCAAATGGACGAACAGGCGGATTCAATGGTGCGGAAGTGTATAAG GTACTTTGGTGTTGGACACATTCCGCTCGTGCGCCTGGATCTGCATGGCATGGTTGGGGTTGATAACGACTTCAGGGTGCACCTAGTGGACGAGATGGGCTACCAGCGCACTGTTGATGACTCGACTTGGCGTCTGGCGAGTTATTATGCTGATGACCTTAAAAGCAGGCAGACCAAGGTGGCCTTCTTCAGTATGACGCCTCATGCTAGGCCTGATTTGCCTACTAGACATGCCCTTATACGGTTGTCTCGATGCTTGGGTGTGGACTTTAAGTG GTACGTCCCTCGACCACGGCCGCAGCTGCTCCCCATTGTCCGCAAGGTGGAAAACATCCTCCACTGCGCCAAAACACAAGGCGCACACCTGGCTGTCGACGAAGAACTCCGTATTCTAGAATGGGTCTACACAACAGCAAAGCGCTACTGGCTCAACGACGAGGGACCCCTTCGACCTCGCTTCAAGGGTGGTGCAGACGTTGTCGTTATCAGCGATGCCATACTGTCTCCCCTGGCCCTCATATCAAAGCAGTCCGACCCCAAACGGCCTGTCATATTCGAGAACAGGCTTCATGTGCACGATTGGAACGTCAATGATAAATCGAGTGCGGAATATCAGACTTGGGATTTCCTCCGTGCGAGACTGAAGGATGTTGATTTGCTGGTTTGCCAGGAGCCAAAGGGACTGGCGCCACCTCTTATGCTGGGGAAGAATGTTGGGTATATGTCGCCGGCCATTGATCA ACTCGACGGCAGGACCAAGCGTTTACACGACTGGGACGTCACCTTCTACGGCCGTGAATTCAATGCAATATGCCGTCTAGGAGGGAAGCCGGTAATTGACTATCCTCACG AGCAATATATCCTCCACCTAGCCCAACTAGTCCCCGACGAAGGCACCTTATGTCTACTAGATGCTTACAAGAAATTCTACCGCCGTCGCGAAGCCGACAGCCCAGGTCGTCCCGTCCCCAGACTCCTCCTCTGCTACTCCAGCTCCCCCAATAACGACGACAGCGCACCGGTGTACGCCAGCATAATCGCCCACATCGAGAATACCATGCCAGAGCTCGCCCAGAGTATTACGATCATCCAGCTCCGACCCCCCGATCAACTCTGGAACGTGCTTATCTCCAAAGCGATGGCAATCGTGCAGCTGAATGACTCCGAGGGCATCCCGGAGATTTTGCTCGGCGCGGCGCAGAAGGGCAAGCCGGTTATTGTGAGCAAGAACTGCGGGTATTTGTCTTTCCTGAAAGAGGAGGTTGGTGCTATTGTGCTTGATGGGGATTATACTGAAGGTATAGCGCATAATCTACTGCGTCTGGCGGCGGATGTGGCGCATGGAAAAGATCAGCCTGGGGTAGAGGGCTCAACGGCGCTTAACTCGAGGAGCACTACTGTTGGGAATGCTGTGAGCTGGTTTTATCTGGCTTCGAAGCTGTCCAagggtgaggatgttgagctgGGGGAGAGGGACGTTTACGCTTTGGCTGAAGAGGACAGGGGATAG
- a CDS encoding uncharacterized protein (TransMembrane:1 (o27-49i)), with translation MEANPNQQPLEIDIPESHQHRYTAKDLTFLGIFLLLWVVISICSVFWLLRVSATARRTLAIMADGIIEEGRPYDDAKARLQSLDTVAPSKTLKDWLRDLPAVHCHLVEYSTQSLIW, from the exons ATGGAGGCCAATCCAAACCAGCAGCCGCTAGAAATAGATATCCCTGAGAGTCACCAGCACAGATACACGGCAAAGGACTTGACCTTTCTAGGAATATTCCTCCTCCTATGGGTCGTCATAAGCATCTGCAGCGTATTCTG GCTCCTGCGAGTTTCTGCCACCGCGCGCCGAACATTAGCCATTATGGCAGACGGGATAATAGAGGAAGGTCGCCCATATGACGATGCGAAGGCGCGACTACAGTCTCTAGATACCGTTGCTCCGAGCAAGACGCTGAAGGACTGGCTGAGGGACCTGCCGGCTGTTCATTGTCATCTGGTGGAGTATTCTACGCAGTCGTTGATCTGGTAG